The region GAGCCATTCGGGTCCGTACCGAGCAGGTGATTGCGATCGGGTGGCCAGGGGTGTGTGAGTTCCCGCTGGATTACGTCACCAACCTGTACGTTTTGGCCCTCAGCAATCAAACGGCGCCGATCGATCTGTGAGGTGGGATCGACCACTTCGTCGACATTGGCGACCACCGTCAGCTCGGCGATCCGTACCCGCGTGTCGTTGCCGGTACGAACGTCATAGACTTTGGCATCCCACACGCCGGTGGCGAACAGGATTGGCTGGGCAAGACCAAGGATCGCAAACAAGATAATGATCACGAGGCCGACGAGGCCGACCCCGTTTCGCTTGAAGAGCTTCCAGTTTGATTTGAAGCTCTCCCACATAAGGCCTGCCCTGATCCGCCACAGCGGGCGGTCAGGGATCTGGACTTCGATCCTTTGAAGAGACTCAGGTACCTGTTTCGTATCCATCCGGATTACCCCTGACTCGTGACTCGGATACGGGGATCAAGCACCCCGTACAGGATGTCGGCTGCAAAGTGGCCCAGCAGGGCCAGGATGCCCGTGAAGGAGAAAGCGGCCAGCGCAACCGGTATGTCTTCGGAAACCACAGACGCCAAAAGTAGCTGACCCATGCCTGGCCAACCGAAAACCGACTCGGTGATGATCCCCCCGTCGATGACCGTAGCGACCGCCAGGACGAGCGAGGTCGAGACCGGCAGGAGAGCGGTGCGGGCGGCGTGCCGGTCACGGACCATCGCCTCACTCAAGCCTTTGGCTCTCGCCGTGGTGACAAAGTCTTCCTTCATGGTTTCCAACATCGAGGTGCGGGTAATGAGCATGACACCGGCAAACCCGACCATGGTGAGGACACTTACCGGCAGGACGAGATGAATCGCCACATCTTTGGCGTACACCAGGTACTTGTTGGTCGCCCAGAACAACCAGAACCCGCCGAGGCCAACCACCCAGGCCCCGATCTTGACCAACCGACGTTGATTCGGCCGGTCAAGGCGACTCGAAGCCCAGGAGGTGAGTCCGATGAAGGCGGTCACCGCCAGCAACGAGAAGAACATGACGACCATTACGTGATTGGCCGAAACCGGAGCATCCCGCCAGGTCGCCTCGACGATGAAGCCGTTGGTCGGAACCCATCCGAGCTTGACCGCAAACAGGAGGATCATCATGAGGCCGAACCACGGATAGAAGACCGTGAACAGGGAGACTCCGGCAATGGTGATCGCTATCTCACCTCGCTTGTTCCGACGCCAGGCGAGATACTTGCCTGCCTGGAAACCGATCAGATACTGAAACAACAATGCGACCGAGAACAGCATCACCGTCCGCGGTAATCTCTCGGCGATAAGCTTGCTCACCGGCTGCGGGTAGCGCGACCAGCTAACGCCAAGATCACCGGTGAAGAAGTTTTTTGTATAAATCCAAAACTGCTCAAGAGGAGGTTTGTCGAGGCCACGACGGGCCAACGCCTGCGTGATGGCCTCCGGCGGCAAGTTGGGATTCAAGCGAAGCTGCTGCTCAATGCTGTTCCCAGGGATCGCCTGAAGGGCGATCCACGACAAGGCAAAGAAGACCAGGAACAGCACAACCATTTGCACGAATCGCTTGATCACGTATCGGCCCAACGGAGATCCTTTCGTAAAGGCGTTGGCATGATACCCGCTCACCTATCACGCTGCGACGTACACGCGAATACGGTCATTGGCATCACGCCTTAACAGAAACCGGGGAGGGCCTAGGCCCTCCCCGGTTTCTCAATCGTTACCTAAGCAGTGTGTTACTGCGAAGACCGGACTGAGGCTTGCGAACCGTTCCATTGCTGGATACCACCCAGACCCGCTGTGAACGGGAAGGAGAGGTTGTTGCGATAGGCCTCAAGAACTGGAGTCGTGAAGAGCACCACGTATGGCACTTCTGTCGCGATGATTTCTTCCATCTGGAAGATCAGTTGCTGAGCATCGGCCAGTTCGGTAGCTTGCTTGAACTCGGCTGCCAGAGCGTCGAATTCGGCATTCTTGAAGCCTGGCGTGTTGAAGCCACCTTCAGCCGAATCCTGTGACGACTCGAAGAAGTCGACGACATAGTCCGGGAAGACGCCGGTACCCCAACCGAGGATATACATATCCCAGTCGGTAGGACCGAACGTCTTCTCGACGATGACGTTGAAGCCAGTCGGCTCGGCGGACAACGGAATACCGAGGTCCTGAGCCCAGTCTTCAATGAACAGCGAGTAGGTCGCACGGAGCGGGTCGTACCCAGGTCCAGGAGCCAACACGGTCAGATCGCCAATGGCTTCGCCGTTTAGCTTGAGGCCTTCACCCTTCGGGATGACGTCCAAGTTGTCGGCATCCCATGCAGGCTCGACGTCCCACGTCCAACCAGCATCCTTGAGGATCTGGACGGCCTGGGCGACGCGCTCTTCCTGGCTCAGTCCGGCACAAATCGCCTTAATGTCGGCGTTATGCCAGTAAGAGTTGGCAGGAGGCACGGTCGTGTCAAGGGAAATGGCGACGCCCTGAAGGACGTTGTTCGCCATGAACTCCTTGTCGATCATGCAAGCAATTGCCTGACGGAAACCGGTGTCAGACATCGGGAAGTTGCGAGTATTGAACGAGAGGTAACGGAAGCCCGAGTTCGGGTTCGTGATGACCTCAAGGTCAGACTCGGCAAGAATGCGATCCAGGAACCCGCGCTGTACACCGAGGGGTGTCAACCAGAAGTCAACTTCGCCTTCGGTAAGCGCCAACACGGCCTGGTCCTGTCCACCGGTCACGGTGAACACAACTTCGCTCGCATACGGACCGACAACATCCTCGGAGATAACTTCTCCTTCGGGCGTGCCACCGTACGACTCGGTTACCCCAGCCGGGCTGGTGTACTCGACAGCACCGTTCTCGTAGACCACGGTTTTCGCACCGGTGTCGTAATACGGGGCTGCGCTCAAACGAGCAAAGGCCCCTTCTTCACGGCTCGTGAAGGTGAACCCACCAGCGGAGGGAGCGCCGGCACCGGAGGAGGCTTCAAAGGTCTCTGCGTCAGCCGAAGAGGCGACGATCGGACCCCAGAAGTGCTCTGGCATGACCGGGAACTGAGCGGCACCGTACTGCCAGAGCGGCAGGCCAGGAGCACCATTGAAGGTGTAGACGACCGTGTAGTCATCGGTGGCTTCAACCGAAAGCAGGCCAACAGCCGACTCGTCGACGTCAGCGGTTGCCGGATCATCATCTGTTGCCAGAGGAATCGAACCCAGCCAGTTACCACCAAGGCCAAGGTCTTTAACGGTGTTGAAGGTGAAAGCGACGTCATTGGCGTCGATGGCTTCGCCATCGGACCATGTCAAACCTTCACGCAACGAAACCGAGATGACCCAGTTGTCACCATCAGCTGCGCCGATCGGCGGCACTGCGTCAACAGCCATGGCTGGCGCCAGCGTGAAGCTGGGAGCCACCTGGGTGTAGACGGCAGCAGCCTGTCCACCGAGCAAGTATCCGTTGTACACCGAGTTGTCAGTGTCAAGGTAGGTCCAGTAGTTGTCCGTGGTGAAGTCTTCAATCACCGCGATCTTGTACTCGAACCCTTCGGCCGATGGCGGAGTCGTATCGTCCGTCATGGTCGTGTCAGTTGTATCTGTTCCAGTTGTCGTGTCTGTAACGTCATCGCCAGGCGCTGCCGTTGTGTCACTCGTTGTGCCACCGCAGGCCGCGGCAATCATGGCAAATACTGCCAGGAGTGCTACGAACCGCCATGGAAACTTCGATGAGGCTCTCACCGTCATGTCCTCCAATATTTCGGTCAATCTTGCGCACGCGTTC is a window of Acidimicrobiia bacterium DNA encoding:
- a CDS encoding ABC transporter permease; protein product: MSGYHANAFTKGSPLGRYVIKRFVQMVVLFLVFFALSWIALQAIPGNSIEQQLRLNPNLPPEAITQALARRGLDKPPLEQFWIYTKNFFTGDLGVSWSRYPQPVSKLIAERLPRTVMLFSVALLFQYLIGFQAGKYLAWRRNKRGEIAITIAGVSLFTVFYPWFGLMMILLFAVKLGWVPTNGFIVEATWRDAPVSANHVMVVMFFSLLAVTAFIGLTSWASSRLDRPNQRRLVKIGAWVVGLGGFWLFWATNKYLVYAKDVAIHLVLPVSVLTMVGFAGVMLITRTSMLETMKEDFVTTARAKGLSEAMVRDRHAARTALLPVSTSLVLAVATVIDGGIITESVFGWPGMGQLLLASVVSEDIPVALAAFSFTGILALLGHFAADILYGVLDPRIRVTSQG
- a CDS encoding ABC transporter substrate-binding protein — its product is MTVRASSKFPWRFVALLAVFAMIAAACGGTTSDTTAAPGDDVTDTTTGTDTTDTTMTDDTTPPSAEGFEYKIAVIEDFTTDNYWTYLDTDNSVYNGYLLGGQAAAVYTQVAPSFTLAPAMAVDAVPPIGAADGDNWVISVSLREGLTWSDGEAIDANDVAFTFNTVKDLGLGGNWLGSIPLATDDDPATADVDESAVGLLSVEATDDYTVVYTFNGAPGLPLWQYGAAQFPVMPEHFWGPIVASSADAETFEASSGAGAPSAGGFTFTSREEGAFARLSAAPYYDTGAKTVVYENGAVEYTSPAGVTESYGGTPEGEVISEDVVGPYASEVVFTVTGGQDQAVLALTEGEVDFWLTPLGVQRGFLDRILAESDLEVITNPNSGFRYLSFNTRNFPMSDTGFRQAIACMIDKEFMANNVLQGVAISLDTTVPPANSYWHNADIKAICAGLSQEERVAQAVQILKDAGWTWDVEPAWDADNLDVIPKGEGLKLNGEAIGDLTVLAPGPGYDPLRATYSLFIEDWAQDLGIPLSAEPTGFNVIVEKTFGPTDWDMYILGWGTGVFPDYVVDFFESSQDSAEGGFNTPGFKNAEFDALAAEFKQATELADAQQLIFQMEEIIATEVPYVVLFTTPVLEAYRNNLSFPFTAGLGGIQQWNGSQASVRSSQ